aacataaataatactcgtaattttttaaatttagttaagtaaataaatatcGGCAAGGTTGGTCATTCATATGTCCATGTTCCATAATACAATTGTGTGTTatacatacaagtatacaaccaTTTAGACTAAACGGTATGAGTCCTTCCCATGGAGGGGTCTTTCATCACATGGCACAACATAAGCAAACTAGGCGTTTTGTCAAAATGAGAGAAATGAGACAACTCACTACCATAAGGCATCTTTTGAcatttgtttcattttcattgcttCGAAAAGTGAAAAAGTGAGGGAGAAAGAGACTTGACATGGGAAATTGGAAAAGTGAATGTATAAGTTAACGAATTTGCCCATCCGTAAAgtagaaaaacaaaatcttgGAACGCCTAGAGGGCAGTGTAGTAAGCGTTCCGGGCCAAAATGCCCCCTATTCCGCCTAATTCCATTTAGTCTTATATGTATAGTATGAAAAGATCGAGGACGTGGTTGGCGCGACTCTTTGTCatgctcttcttttgataatagatacttgtttgttttttttattatttaataaaaaaatatatacataaagggGAAGAGGTAAGAAACATGAAAGGTGGGTTGTGATGTGTCATTGTAAATGGACTTCAAGAAGATATGGGGTGATCGACGCTACATGGTAGCGAGAAAAATGTGAGGAAGAAATCTAAGGTTGCGTAATCCGTAATTAACATACATAGTTTTTTCTTGAGAATGAAGTactggagtttttttttttttttttttttttaaatgcagCAATAGATAATGGTTATAACCCTCCACGTGGATACGGCCACACCACTTTGACTCCTGACAATGCTCTacaatttttgttatttatgtgtTAAATGAGTATATCATTGCTAAGGTCACCTCTCTACATTTAcatgtaacaaattttaaacCTAAAACTCCACATGAGGAaaacaaaaatgtgaaaatctgcTGACCAGCCCACTCCATTGGTTATTGCCTTATTGGAGTTATATATATGCACATAATTTtccataaattataaaattacatTATTTGTCACATATCCTTTTATAGCAGGCAAGCAAAAGTTGTAACGCGCAATATGTCCGGGTCTTATTTCTTCTTTtggaaatatttttttttgatttgaaACATTGCTTGTGACCCTGTATAAAGACTGTTTACCTTACCCAGAATAAATCCTAATGACATAATGAGTTTGGTTGGATAATTATATATTCTATACTCATACtcatttgtatttattaaaGAAAGGGATTGTTTTGACCAGGCGAAAACAACATCCTATGTCCACCACTCATACAAATGTAAAAATTACTGTACATGACAATGGAAATagtaaatgtataaacatttagATGGCGACATATAGccaatattattatttgatttgtatAGGAATGAAttgaatacaaatatatatatttattcatcaTATACATATTGCGTGTAGGCAACCTCCACCCACTTCCATTCTCTATTTTCCAACTTTCAATTAAGAAGATTTCTAGACTAGTCCCAATATTACGTCACTCGTTGGTCGTTGCTTTATTCCATAATAAGTATTCTGCAAATAGCTGTCTAACCTTCGATCTATGGTTAACGATATAAAAACCGTATAGTATAGCCAAAGCGATAAGTATACAAGGAAACAACAGATATGCCGAAGATAAGGATTAATTAACTTTTTCAACTCAAAGAACCTATCATGTGTATTTTTCTAACTTTGCATCGgttattcttttataatattttattttttcatttatttttttatcattttagaTCAACCAATAAATTAAACATAGAGTTTTGTTAAATCAACTAATCAAGTATGATATGTCATACTACTTCAGtttgtaaacttgtaatataGTACGTGATGTGAAGATTCGAGCCAAGTACGAGCAACTATTTCATTAATATACtttgtaaactatataatatatatatatatatatatatatatatatatatatatattggtaaacATATTGGTTATCTTATATCTAGTTAAGAAGATTTTACTGGCCTTTTCGATAATCGAGTTACACAAGGTTTTAAAACAGAAAAGTTTTAAGAGTTTATTGGTTAGTTAGTAAAGcatgaaaagataaaatgagagaaacataaatatatagtatagaCTATAGACTATAGAGGATGATGAACCATTTTTTGTGTAAATGCTTTGTTTGCTTGCTTAATAAAATACGAGTACAACATATTTCAAGGTATGTCGCATTGGATTAATCAAGAGAACGGACATTGTGAGGGTCCCGTCATTATatgcaaaatatatttttgcgattaataaatttaccaaaatgataatatatatatgtgcaatTTGCATAAGTAGATATCTCGTGATTATGTCCATGTATCTTTTTGGTCTGTATTGCAGGTTGGTAACTGGTCACGCACAAGTACAAGTACTACACTATAGCATCTTGCTAGTcgatatttttataataatattttatctttgccgttaaaaaaaaaaaatttataatacaaGCGGATAAAATCAACCATATATAGTCGATATGGGTTAACTCACTTGACACTTGACAGAGGTTCTTGCTTATTGAATATGTTTACTACCAAAGATATTTTTTTGGTGATTATTAAAACATAGTAGATTTTATACGGCTTTAAGTACCATGCGCTTTAGGTACTAATACGGTACATGAGATCTGGAGTTCCCacaaattttatcttttgaaacAGAGTAGATGACCAATATATGCAAGAAAGTGGGAATCTGAAGAGTGAAAACAAAAGaatttaaatgtaacttttataaactttaaatatcaTACAGATTACGACATTAATATACAAGAAAGTAGAAACCAAAATACAACCAACATCACATTTTCAATGTATTACAAAAGGGTGGGCAACCCACTCCACCCCaaataaatagaaaagaaagaataacAAATGTGTCCATGTAAGTTTTGTTTACAAAACTCCTTTAATTACTTTGATTTATACCACACACCACACATTCACCTAGCTTGATCAACAAGCCTTTGGTGGCTCGGCTACGGCTGGCTCCTCGGCCTTAGGTGCCTCTGGTTCGGGTGTTTTCTCAACCTCGGCCACAACTGGCGTCACGACCTCTTCTTTCTTCACTTCCTCAATGACGATTTCCTTTTCTTTGCTACTCGATTCTTCAACTGGGGTCGCGGCTACTTCTGGCTCTGCTGCCGGTGGTACAACTTCTTCGGTTTTCTCTTCAACCACGACTATAAATGTTGACACCTTCtcgaaaacaaaaaatataggTCCCTCGACATAGGTTGCTCCGTACTTGCAGCATGCTTCATGAGCTGGTTTTGAACCCGGAAATTCTAACACAACAAAAAAGTACAAGTTTTATTCGAATTCAATTCGTGAAAAACTATTAAGAATCGTCATTAAGCTCaacttaattaactaatttatttaatcCATATaagacttataattaaactacCTATTTTAGAAAGTTCCTCGAGGAACTTCTCGACTCCGGTAGACACCTTCTTCAAGAGGCCCTCTTTACGTTCCTTGACCGCTGCCTGTTACGTTTTTAATTCGTTaaacattaatctcatattcgattaaatttgttacaaataacatgttataaaaaaaaaaaaagtaagaaaaaatatatagagataCAAATAAAACTCAATTGTTATATAAGgatacaaattttgttataatcaTACATAGGTTCCCAAATTATTAGTAGCTAaagcttttaaataaaaaatcatatcataaaatacaGTTTGCAATAATTGAGTTTAACCCTGACTGTCCTTGtcgtttatattaaattaaaattagatAAAACGTACATATAAAGTTTATCTTGAAAATATCAtcattaacataaaaatataattagtaaaaattaatttataaaatacaagaaaaaataaataaatatatatctaccTTAATTTCAGCAGAAGCAGCTTCATAGATTTCAAGAACTTTAGCTTCAAGTTCCGCCTTCTTCTCTTCAAACTCTTTGCTGTAATCCGGCTGCATgtgaatataaatttaattatatattacttctcacaaatttataatatatatatatatgatcaagaCAAGATCATGtcttaattaattactattTAACTCTATTTGTATATGATCAATTAAGATTATGTCTTAATTAATTATTGGTACCTTAGCTTCGTCGAAGGCCTTGCAAGCTTCAGCCGCGGCGGACTTCTTAACGCTGTTCTTCTCGAACAACTTCTTGAACTTTGGCACCACAGTTGATTTCCAGTATCCCATCTTATTATTTGttgtaaataaatatttttcttcaaataaaaCTCTGTACCATCAAAACCatattaataattagttatgtatTATAAATTGATACCCTAGCTTATATATTATTCACCATGCAAGAATATAAAACCTTAATCAAAGAGATAAAGACCATGCAAAGGAATTATCTAAAGCAATTAATTAAACTTGAGAAATTAATAGTACATGTTTAAACAATTTCTTAAACTTTGGCAAAACTACCTTGTATTCTAAATTAATTCAAATTAATACATGTTTATAGCAACAAAATATTCCGAAAACAACAACGTTACCATGATAAAAGCGGAACAAAATACCTTTAGGAAGATGATAtcaaatactttttaaatataaataatcataaaaaacaGCAAACATAACTACATCATCATATCATCTAAGcctaataaaatataatgatcaAGATCATATTAAAACCAAAACCTAGCCACTATAACttgtaaagatatatatatatatatatatgtgtgtgtgtgtgtgtgtacaaACAAAAAATAGGATTTTTAGAAAATATCATAAGCAATAGTAAGATTATAATTAAGATACCTTTTGAGAGCAAGTGTATTGATTGTTGATGAAGGTGAAGTTTGTAAATGACTGGTAAACGATGTGATCACAAGTTATATGAGCTTCCAAAACTTTGCCCATCTACTTATTATATTCTTGatactttattatattattattaataattattaatattaatatttttaaacacaCCTCATCCAGCCGAACCCTTGTTAATTACTAATTTGCCCTTCTAATTATCATCCTTTTAGTTAACTTCCCTTAtgatatcttaatcttaatcttaatcttaatcttaatcttaatcttaatcttaattcttattcttaatatatattataagacagttgaactaatgacttattaaccaatcaaatcgctcaatttcattaaattgactctcgattatgtcatcatttagatgagctataaattaaaaactataataatcattatccaaatatattattatattagtatttatattaatttgtagaaaaaatcttattaatttacattttttgtttttcatcaataatttacattttttagccctcaatacttaataaataaataaactatattttttGCATCACTAACCTATACTAATCGCTGTCGTCACCTTCGTCCGCAAATATCAGTTGTTGCCACAACCACTACACCATCGCCATCATCGTCGCCGCTTTGTGTGGCCTTTCATCTAGTAAGTGGTAATAAGAAGGTATTAGATCTATTATGAAACTcatgaaatttaaattttataatacaaatggcttttttataaaaaaatattaaaaaatggcttttatattaaaaaaaaatcgataaattttaaatttaaatctattGATAaactaacttcttttttttatgttgacatatatataaacaaatttaagcaattaaaactatatattgacATGTATGTAACCAGCAGCCAATCCATATAACCTCAATGTTATATAATATGGAAATGAGAAAAATTAACAACTAAACTAAATTGTTTAGTGGATGGCTCCCTTCCCTGACCTCCATAGGTCGAGAGTTCGAAACCCAAATATagcatataatttttaaatatttgtttcaaaaataTGCTGCTAATTGATCAAACCAGACGTAAGTTAATCAAAGTCAActtaaacaaaattattttctCTCAACGCAAAACGCgaacaaaattaaaatcaatgagatatatatatatttctaaaatatatatccTTAGTATACAAGAAAAATTGCTGATGCAAGCTAAATGTCTTGAATACTCAACTTGAAACAAGGAGATGCGTGTCTACTCAAACTTCACAATATATATCCACATAAATCCGGGTGtttaattaattcatgttgCAATCATGGTCACATCAACCTAAAGACAAATAAACTTCGTAGAAAGCATTTGataatggaaaatgatattcCTATATCATAATTTGACTACCTACAATAATATTTGCATTATGCAGTTATATCATGTGtaataaaatttgtacttttgttataaataacaaaattatattgTAAGAATATCACTCGCTTTTTATAATTAACTTGAAATTTccaaataacaatatataaacataagcCTTTTCTTTAATTACtatattatcatgattattcaaCTAATATTTGTATATACGTTTATAACATGATTAAGATTCTATGCAGTTTTTTGGGAGAAAGGATTCCttcaagttgttttcaacttgatTGATCAAGTTGGAAACATCTTAGCTCTTCGATTGaaattaagggtcaagatctaaAGATGgactttgaatcttgacccttgattttaattcaagggcCAAGATTTGGCTAAAATGACTAGCCAACTTGAAGGAATCTCGTCCCTTTTTTTGTGCGCTAAGAATATGAACATCACCGAAGCATAAAAAACAATGTgtgaaattttgaaaaattaaatttgacCAACCTATAATGATTAACTAAAATTAAAGAATCATGCAAGGGTGTATCAAATCTTATCGCTCTGATTGACTATTAGATTACCAAGCGGGTGTTTTTTCTTCTATAAGGTATTGAGGTCGATGGGGCTTTCTAGCACTGACttgattaagacaacgtaagttaGATCTCTTGTTGCGAGCAATTAATCCACACTTttccaaaaaaatcaaaaaaattattaacctTCAATAATAATTGGTTTTGATTTAAAATGGTTAAAAATACACCAGTATGATAGTAGTATGGACTAGAGAGTGCTTGAATGCTCTCCAATCAACATAGTTTATATAAGTTTTAGTCCAAAGGTTAAATCAATAAAAACTTAATCTAATAGGCACCTAGCCTCCAACTAGATGAAAGTTGAAACATTTGACTCTCATTTAACTGTTATCTTctttgaaatttataaaattttcatctAGCTGGTCATTTTCAAAATGGTTGTATATTCAATAAGGTTCGAACCGAGTCTAAGtagtatttttatatgtataaaaatacaTCATGCATTAAAATAATATGCTCTTAAATATGATGTCTAAAAAACGTATTGCATCCAAAAACATATAAGCCTCGCAACCATGAGAATATGGGCCatatatgtatagttttttGTAATAATGCTGttatattacattacatacatatgcacacacatatacaaacatagcaataaatatatattttaagtttttaatgatTTGAGTTGCTGGTTGGCATCGAGGAGAATAATGATTGAAGGTCAAGAGGGGTAAAATAGGAAGGTTGAAGGGAATTTGAAAGCTGGCGCTCACCTTAAAGGGGCCCATTGGTGGGGGCCCAATGGTGACCTGTGAAACCAACATTTTCTGACCTGTCCTTGAAGAGATTATCTT
The Erigeron canadensis isolate Cc75 chromosome 2, C_canadensis_v1, whole genome shotgun sequence DNA segment above includes these coding regions:
- the LOC122587141 gene encoding plasma membrane-associated cation-binding protein 1-like produces the protein MGYWKSTVVPKFKKLFEKNSVKKSAAAEACKAFDEAKPDYSKEFEEKKAELEAKVLEIYEAASAEIKAAVKERKEGLLKKVSTGVEKFLEELSKIEFPGSKPAHEACCKYGATYVEGPIFFVFEKVSTFIVVVEEKTEEVVPPAAEPEVAATPVEESSSKEKEIVIEEVKKEEVVTPVVAEVEKTPEPEAPKAEEPAVAEPPKAC